From Syntrophales bacterium, the proteins below share one genomic window:
- a CDS encoding S-layer homology domain-containing protein: protein MMHKLRYRNLLMFIAVVAMGVSVTSCGPKAAKPVGEMDTPEHHFYTGMKFLDEGKYPAAEGEFNRAIQLAPKFSRAYAGNGLVKAYQGAFKGASESMSKAWKYARKDEEKVFVHVSKIRLYTRSKADKDWLEDAKGEFQDAIKLDPKSSAACYFMGMAYKEALDFNQAGQMFSRVLDLKGDYVDKADKQWKLVQKIQRAMPGTITGKKIAVVERITRADAAALFMEELKIDVLYKKRTPRTFDTAFKDPEKAKAMAEKPTLTATDIANHPLKADIEGILKIGVRGLENRHDGSFYPDDFIDRATYAMMIEDILIKVTGDNSLATKFIGSTSPFPDLRPDVPYFNAVMVVTSRGIMEAVDITSGEFAPQNPVPGVEALLIIRKIKEELKIF, encoded by the coding sequence ATGATGCACAAATTAAGGTATCGGAATCTACTTATGTTTATCGCTGTGGTTGCCATGGGGGTTTCTGTTACTTCCTGTGGTCCGAAGGCGGCAAAACCTGTAGGTGAGATGGATACACCTGAACATCATTTTTATACAGGTATGAAGTTTCTGGATGAGGGGAAGTATCCGGCTGCCGAGGGTGAGTTCAATCGGGCTATCCAACTTGCTCCCAAGTTCTCCAGGGCGTATGCAGGTAACGGTTTGGTGAAGGCTTATCAGGGTGCATTCAAAGGTGCCTCTGAATCTATGTCCAAGGCTTGGAAATATGCCAGGAAAGATGAAGAAAAGGTCTTTGTTCATGTGAGTAAAATAAGACTTTACACGAGGAGCAAGGCCGACAAGGATTGGCTTGAAGATGCAAAAGGTGAATTTCAAGATGCGATCAAGCTCGATCCGAAATCATCGGCTGCCTGTTATTTCATGGGAATGGCTTACAAGGAGGCGCTGGACTTCAATCAGGCCGGTCAGATGTTCAGCAGGGTTCTTGATCTTAAGGGTGATTATGTAGATAAGGCGGACAAACAATGGAAACTGGTTCAGAAGATACAGAGGGCCATGCCGGGGACGATTACGGGGAAAAAGATAGCGGTTGTTGAACGCATCACCAGGGCCGATGCGGCGGCTTTATTTATGGAAGAGCTGAAGATTGATGTTCTTTATAAGAAGAGGACACCCAGGACCTTTGATACTGCCTTTAAGGATCCGGAAAAGGCCAAAGCAATGGCGGAAAAACCCACCTTGACAGCCACTGACATTGCCAACCATCCGTTAAAGGCCGACATAGAAGGAATTCTTAAAATAGGGGTCCGGGGACTGGAAAATCGCCATGATGGCTCATTCTATCCGGATGATTTCATAGACCGGGCGACCTATGCGATGATGATCGAGGATATCCTGATCAAAGTAACGGGTGACAATAGCCTGGCGACCAAATTTATCGGAAGCACATCTCCCTTTCCCGATTTGAGGCCTGATGTTCCTTATTTTAATGCCGTGATGGTGGTAACATCGAGAGGAATTATGGAAGCTGTGGACATCACCTCCGGTGAGTTTGCCCCCCAGAATCCTGTGCCGGGTGTGGAAGCCCTTTTAATCATCAGGAAGATTAAGGAAGAGTTGAAAATTTTTTAG
- a CDS encoding transposase, producing MIGLICDPDIRLKGRKKGFYHDIIITGGGKAAGKLFPWVHVVIGNLKRFLLGTHHYVGKNHIDGYIAEYVYRLNRRFHEEDLFNHLFQACLLLPPKPKKSLKK from the coding sequence ATGATTGGTCTGATTTGTGATCCAGACATTAGACTGAAGGGGAGGAAAAAGGGGTTTTATCACGATATTATAATTACGGGAGGAGGAAAGGCAGCTGGCAAATTGTTTCCGTGGGTGCATGTTGTTATTGGAAACCTGAAACGTTTTCTTTTGGGTACCCACCATTATGTCGGTAAAAATCATATCGACGGGTATATCGCTGAATACGTTTATAGGTTAAATAGACGTTTCCATGAAGAAGACTTATTTAACCATTTATTTCAGGCTTGTTTGCTTTTACCGCCTAAGCCAAAAAAGTCTTTGAAGAAATAA
- a CDS encoding AsnC family transcriptional regulator: MVCSFAIVVSMDDIDKKILNIIQTDFPVGAEPFKVIASLAGISEEESLERIKRLKDDGIIRRIGAVFNARKIGFVSTLCAAKVPEEKIKAFVETVNAYPGVTHNYRRNHEYNVWFTVIAPSEEELKRFLAEITERTGVIEVLSMRASRIFKINASFEL; the protein is encoded by the coding sequence ATGGTATGTTCGTTCGCCATTGTTGTTAGTATGGACGATATAGATAAAAAGATACTGAACATTATCCAGACAGATTTTCCTGTCGGGGCCGAACCCTTTAAAGTGATTGCCTCCCTGGCCGGTATCAGTGAGGAAGAATCTTTAGAACGGATCAAAAGGCTGAAAGATGATGGGATTATCCGGAGAATTGGGGCGGTATTTAATGCACGCAAAATCGGGTTTGTGAGCACACTCTGTGCCGCTAAGGTTCCCGAAGAAAAAATAAAGGCCTTTGTTGAGACCGTCAATGCCTATCCTGGTGTTACCCACAATTACAGGAGAAATCATGAATACAACGTGTGGTTTACTGTAATCGCGCCTTCGGAGGAAGAACTGAAAAGATTCCTCGCAGAGATCACCGAGAGGACTGGCGTCATTGAGGTTTTAAGTATGCGTGCTTCACGGATCTTCAAGATCAATGCAAGCTTTGAACTATAG
- a CDS encoding ATP-binding protein, whose product MLQNFLRTFYAIPPILGFFVLSCLALISFFRGRKNRTNILFSGICILGAIINADVALISVIPDKTLALKVDRATYLFFVFSLPLYIQFVHSFLCISGRKWLEYLAYIASLLFLFFIPSDLFISGFHYYDFGIIAKAGPVYHAFSAMAAFTVIYCIFTLFMGMEKAKDNLQKNRIKYILGGLGFTALFLALDILPVSGFNIYPMGNFSFIPAIFLAFGVLKYDLLDIGMVIRRGTVYFILTGILTILYVLIIYLFHAFFMGYGDNSNAVILPFVLALMMVLLFNPLRERVQTFIDNLFYRGKYDYQKLLKEISGEMASLLRFHQIEDLLLQSIAAALQVTNVSLLIYDNEKGHFQLCANGDEPPPPDGSGQVLFDDTHPIVAFLTRHKRPLSKPLLEEKPIAHPDEKDQILHIFDIIHASLIIPMVSRDRLIGMIALGQKKSGELFVHEDLELLTTIANQGATAIENARTYEELEKLNLDLEREVEKRTAALRQALEEKERTQEQLIQSESLAAIGQLVAGTAHELNNPLSSASSLIQTSIDYINEWEVGKGNRDEVLNDIMFSLRELKRAGDIVKSLLDISRQKKTYVEPVNINIVIDDALRVLYNQYKYLPVEIERKFAENLPDVEGNFANLGQVFINVIKNALQSLPEEGGKITLTTGHRSKTDTVVVECQDTGKGISRDELKDIFKPFFTTKPVGEGTGLGLYISHEIVKRHGGDIYAASKVGKGSTFTIELPCRRER is encoded by the coding sequence ATGTTGCAAAACTTCCTGCGGACGTTTTATGCCATTCCCCCGATTCTCGGTTTTTTCGTCCTCTCCTGCCTTGCCCTGATTTCCTTTTTCCGGGGCAGGAAAAACCGCACAAACATCCTATTCTCGGGAATATGTATTCTGGGCGCCATCATCAATGCCGATGTTGCCCTCATTTCTGTGATTCCGGACAAAACACTGGCCCTCAAAGTGGACAGGGCAACATATCTTTTCTTTGTCTTCAGTCTGCCCCTTTATATTCAGTTTGTTCATTCCTTTCTCTGTATTTCGGGGCGAAAATGGCTTGAGTATCTCGCCTACATTGCCAGCTTGCTCTTCCTTTTTTTTATTCCTTCCGACCTTTTCATCAGTGGATTTCATTATTACGATTTTGGGATAATCGCTAAAGCAGGTCCGGTCTACCATGCCTTTTCGGCAATGGCCGCCTTTACGGTAATCTATTGTATCTTCACCCTGTTCATGGGCATGGAGAAGGCGAAGGATAATCTGCAGAAAAACAGAATAAAATACATCCTCGGTGGATTGGGCTTCACCGCCCTGTTTCTTGCCCTCGACATCCTGCCGGTCAGTGGTTTTAACATTTATCCCATGGGTAATTTCAGCTTTATCCCTGCCATTTTTCTGGCCTTTGGTGTACTCAAATATGACCTTCTCGATATCGGTATGGTGATCAGAAGGGGGACGGTCTATTTTATCCTGACAGGTATCCTTACTATCCTCTATGTGTTGATCATTTATCTCTTCCATGCCTTTTTTATGGGATATGGAGATAACAGCAACGCCGTAATTCTCCCCTTTGTTCTCGCTTTGATGATGGTCCTGTTGTTCAATCCCTTGAGAGAGAGGGTGCAGACATTTATAGATAATCTTTTTTACAGGGGGAAGTACGATTATCAAAAGCTCCTGAAAGAGATCAGCGGAGAGATGGCATCACTGTTGAGATTTCACCAGATCGAAGATCTTTTACTGCAATCTATCGCCGCCGCTTTACAGGTCACCAATGTTAGCCTGTTGATCTATGACAACGAGAAAGGGCATTTCCAGCTTTGTGCAAATGGGGATGAGCCCCCTCCCCCGGATGGGTCGGGACAGGTCCTGTTTGATGATACTCATCCCATTGTTGCATTTCTCACGAGACACAAAAGACCGTTGAGTAAACCCCTCCTTGAGGAAAAGCCCATTGCCCATCCAGATGAAAAAGATCAGATCCTTCATATTTTCGATATTATACATGCATCACTGATTATTCCTATGGTCTCGAGGGATAGATTGATCGGCATGATCGCCCTGGGGCAGAAGAAATCGGGGGAGTTATTTGTTCATGAGGATCTGGAACTTCTCACCACCATTGCAAACCAGGGCGCAACGGCCATAGAGAATGCGAGAACCTATGAAGAGCTGGAAAAGCTCAATCTCGATCTGGAAAGGGAAGTGGAAAAAAGAACAGCCGCTCTCCGCCAGGCATTAGAAGAAAAGGAGAGGACACAGGAACAGCTTATCCAATCGGAGAGCCTTGCGGCAATCGGGCAACTTGTTGCCGGCACGGCCCATGAACTGAATAACCCCTTGTCCAGTGCCTCAAGCCTCATCCAGACCAGTATAGATTATATCAATGAGTGGGAGGTGGGGAAAGGAAACCGGGACGAGGTGTTGAATGATATAATGTTCTCATTAAGAGAGTTGAAGCGGGCCGGGGATATCGTAAAGAGTTTGCTGGATATCTCCCGCCAGAAAAAGACATATGTCGAACCCGTCAATATCAATATCGTCATTGATGATGCTCTGAGGGTTTTGTACAATCAGTACAAATATCTTCCTGTTGAAATCGAAAGAAAATTTGCCGAAAATTTGCCGGATGTAGAGGGAAACTTTGCTAATCTGGGCCAAGTGTTCATCAATGTGATCAAAAACGCCCTGCAATCGTTACCTGAGGAAGGTGGTAAAATTACATTGACCACAGGTCACAGGAGTAAAACAGATACCGTCGTTGTCGAATGTCAGGATACCGGAAAGGGGATTTCCCGCGATGAACTTAAGGACATTTTTAAACCCTTTTTTACCACCAAACCGGTTGGCGAGGGTACGGGATTGGGTCTCTATATATCCCATGAGATTGTCAAGAGACATGGGGGAGACATTTATGCTGCGAGTAAGGTGGGCAAAGGATCTACCTTTACGATAGAACTTCCCTGCAGGAGGGAAAGATGA